A window of Auraticoccus monumenti contains these coding sequences:
- a CDS encoding SMODS domain-containing nucleotidyltransferase — MEHVTHFKNLLKDSVNLPDGKLMTLGDRVDKIYAAIKSADLETSVLSKKRQGSWAQRTIINPPKDVEFDADFMLELEEVTGWSPADYNDAVYQALGNDPVYGQMDKPVEAKNRCIRVSYANDMHVDVVPYVIRADGGEHIINAETDEWEPNNSDGFTAWMKKKDDLTDGNMRRVIRLLKYLREHRGWYEDTVSIILTTVVGTTIKPENLLADSGCYANVPVSFGRIVSDLAQWARDNETRPDVEADQGTTFTHRWTESKYQQFRTDIQDLDTKVAAALAATDEEESLELWRDLFGTGFKAADSSSNASSKFPKIGTGAAVGAGGDGSETSTSRSGKAG; from the coding sequence ATGGAACACGTCACACACTTCAAGAACCTGCTAAAGGACTCAGTGAATCTGCCCGACGGGAAATTGATGACCCTCGGTGACCGCGTCGATAAGATCTATGCCGCCATCAAGTCCGCGGACCTCGAAACTTCAGTCCTAAGTAAGAAGCGCCAGGGCTCATGGGCTCAGCGCACCATCATTAACCCGCCGAAGGACGTCGAGTTCGACGCCGACTTCATGCTCGAACTCGAAGAGGTCACGGGCTGGTCGCCGGCCGACTACAACGATGCCGTCTACCAGGCCCTCGGCAACGACCCCGTCTACGGTCAGATGGACAAGCCGGTCGAGGCCAAGAACCGCTGCATCCGCGTCTCTTACGCCAACGACATGCACGTTGACGTCGTGCCTTACGTCATCCGCGCCGACGGTGGCGAGCACATCATCAACGCCGAGACGGACGAGTGGGAGCCGAACAACTCCGACGGGTTCACCGCATGGATGAAGAAGAAGGACGACCTCACTGACGGCAACATGCGTCGCGTCATCCGCCTGTTGAAGTATCTCCGTGAGCACCGAGGTTGGTATGAGGACACGGTCTCGATCATCCTCACAACCGTCGTCGGTACCACCATCAAGCCCGAGAACCTCCTCGCCGACTCCGGGTGCTACGCCAACGTGCCAGTGAGTTTCGGGCGCATCGTGTCCGACCTCGCCCAATGGGCGCGTGACAACGAGACGCGGCCCGACGTCGAAGCCGACCAAGGCACGACCTTCACGCACCGATGGACCGAGTCCAAGTACCAGCAGTTCCGCACCGACATCCAAGACCTCGACACCAAGGTCGCCGCAGCTCTCGCGGCGACCGACGAAGAGGAGAGCCTCGAACTATGGCGCGACCTCTTTGGCACAGGCTTCAAGGCAGCCGACTCCTCGTCTAACGCGTCATCTAAGTTTCCGAAAATCGGTACCGGAGCTGCCGTAGGTGCGGGCGGCGACGGCTCAGAGACGTCCACGAGCCGCAGCGGTAAGGCCGGGTGA
- a CDS encoding HesA/MoeB/ThiF family protein, which yields MTFKSVEQLVLLVEPTDDRPPTVLLGHSRFIGIPHVLSGFYLCLYLDESREWDPEAGIDGKNGVLNRLWDWMEKATQNTFNPDTALFHAVGGVPHITPGTPSIVVRQLPATHLRVVSAYLHRRTANRYDLQRSAAPGAETAYVPVFFADSDMPLGAGQQYLGELLTRIRHPRPHGLRAYVIPPRQTRRVKEAHLTEHAITGNRAYGCREWLAANPPALDPRPYETTPDAALFTALAASASRNPDGTPQRLILAVPHPVGGPHHLLALQLAPALADDLRALVRDKTSTLIPYEPDRINMAVPIEWCFVSDERAAVTIRRDADRPVAALHGKTVAVLGCGGLGSWIAEFVARAGAKRIIISDHGRVTGGLLVRQNYIENDNGTAKVLALHDRLKSISDTVHVESHGRLTTSQLTQIAVAADLIIDATISLKVSKQLDTIATQPQRKAFIAQVATDARSSTLGYATINPPNSDATMTDMDHHLRDEVRADGSLERYRYFWEEPGPGDEFVPTRGCSAPTFHGSAADLAALGGGLTTMIAKHLMIPDRGSHLIALPHADVTPGHMYVPYAPPPN from the coding sequence TTGACGTTCAAGTCGGTCGAACAGCTTGTTCTTCTCGTCGAACCAACTGATGACCGCCCGCCCACCGTGCTCCTAGGGCACTCCCGGTTCATCGGGATACCTCACGTGCTGTCCGGCTTCTACCTCTGCCTCTACCTCGACGAGTCCCGAGAGTGGGACCCAGAAGCAGGCATCGACGGCAAGAACGGTGTTCTCAACCGACTCTGGGACTGGATGGAGAAGGCCACCCAAAACACGTTCAATCCCGACACTGCGCTGTTCCATGCCGTCGGGGGTGTCCCGCACATCACTCCAGGCACCCCGAGCATCGTCGTCAGACAACTACCTGCGACCCATCTCCGCGTCGTCAGCGCGTACCTGCACCGGCGAACAGCCAACAGATACGACCTACAACGGAGCGCGGCACCCGGGGCTGAGACTGCCTACGTTCCGGTCTTCTTCGCCGACTCCGACATGCCGCTCGGGGCCGGACAGCAATACCTCGGAGAACTGCTCACTCGCATCCGGCACCCGCGACCACACGGGCTCCGCGCCTACGTCATCCCGCCGCGTCAGACCCGCCGCGTGAAAGAAGCACACCTCACCGAACACGCCATCACCGGAAACCGCGCCTACGGGTGCCGCGAATGGCTCGCAGCAAACCCACCTGCGCTCGACCCGCGGCCTTACGAGACCACCCCGGACGCCGCCCTCTTCACTGCCCTGGCTGCCAGCGCCAGTCGCAACCCCGACGGAACGCCTCAACGGCTCATCCTGGCCGTACCTCACCCGGTGGGAGGGCCACACCACCTTCTCGCGCTCCAACTTGCCCCAGCGCTCGCCGACGACCTCCGCGCCCTCGTCCGAGACAAGACCTCAACCCTGATCCCGTACGAGCCCGATCGCATCAACATGGCCGTACCTATCGAATGGTGCTTTGTGTCCGACGAACGCGCCGCCGTCACCATAAGACGCGACGCCGACCGCCCAGTGGCCGCCCTCCACGGCAAAACCGTCGCGGTCCTAGGCTGCGGAGGACTCGGCTCATGGATCGCCGAATTTGTGGCCCGGGCCGGAGCTAAGCGCATCATAATCAGCGACCACGGGCGCGTGACCGGCGGACTACTCGTGCGACAGAACTACATAGAAAACGACAACGGAACTGCAAAGGTTCTTGCCCTCCACGACCGACTCAAATCCATCAGCGACACCGTCCACGTCGAATCACACGGGCGGCTCACCACATCCCAACTCACCCAGATCGCGGTCGCCGCTGACCTCATCATCGACGCGACCATCAGCCTGAAAGTGTCTAAGCAACTCGACACCATCGCGACGCAGCCGCAGCGCAAGGCGTTCATTGCACAAGTCGCCACCGACGCCAGAAGTAGCACCCTCGGCTACGCCACAATCAACCCGCCCAACAGCGACGCGACCATGACCGACATGGACCACCACCTGCGCGACGAGGTCCGTGCTGACGGATCACTCGAACGCTACCGATATTTCTGGGAAGAGCCGGGCCCCGGAGACGAGTTCGTCCCAACGCGCGGATGCTCAGCCCCCACATTCCACGGCTCAGCTGCAGACCTGGCTGCCCTCGGCGGCGGACTAACCACCATGATCGCCAAGCACCTGATGATCCCCGACCGTGGCTCACACCTCATCGCCCTACCACACGCAGACGTCACACCCGGACACATGTACGTCCCATACGCGCCGCCGCCTAACTGA